One segment of Phaeacidiphilus oryzae TH49 DNA contains the following:
- a CDS encoding L-threonylcarbamoyladenylate synthase, whose translation MSRRYDCADAADRETGLREAASAIRRGELVVTPTDTVYGLAADAFSKDAVAELLAAKGRGRNMPSPVLVGSPTTLHGLVTDFSEQAWELVDAFWPGGLTIVARHQPSLRWDLGETRGTVAVRMPLHPVAIELLNETGPLAVSSANLTGGPSPADCDAAQQQLGDAVSVYLDGGPAQHAVPSSIVDVTGKTPRLLRAGAITADTLREVVPDLEAPGAGN comes from the coding sequence ATGAGCCGCCGCTATGACTGCGCCGACGCCGCCGATCGGGAGACCGGGCTGCGCGAGGCGGCTTCGGCGATCCGCCGCGGCGAACTGGTGGTCACCCCGACCGACACGGTGTACGGGCTGGCCGCGGACGCGTTCTCCAAGGACGCCGTGGCAGAGCTGCTCGCCGCCAAGGGGCGCGGGCGGAACATGCCGTCGCCGGTCCTGGTCGGCTCCCCGACCACGCTGCACGGCCTGGTCACCGACTTCTCCGAGCAGGCCTGGGAGCTCGTCGACGCCTTCTGGCCGGGCGGGCTCACCATCGTCGCCAGGCACCAGCCCTCGCTGCGCTGGGACCTGGGCGAGACCCGGGGCACGGTCGCGGTGCGGATGCCGCTGCACCCGGTCGCCATCGAGCTGCTGAACGAGACCGGCCCGCTGGCCGTGTCGAGCGCCAACCTGACCGGCGGTCCCTCGCCGGCCGACTGCGACGCCGCGCAGCAGCAGCTGGGCGACGCCGTGTCGGTGTACCTGGACGGCGGGCCCGCGCAGCACGCCGTCCCCTCCTCCATCGTGGACGTGACCGGGAAGACCCCGCGCCTCCTCCGGGCCGGCGCGATCACCGCTGACACGCTGCGCGAGGTGGTACCGGACCTGGAGGCTCCGGGGGCCGGGAATTGA
- the atpA gene encoding F0F1 ATP synthase subunit alpha, whose translation MAELTIRPEEIRDALDSFVQSYQPDAASREEVGTVVYTADGIARVEGLPSAMANELLKFEDGTLGLALNLDTREIGVVILGDFSSIEEGQTVRRTGEVLSVPVGEGYLGRVVDPLGNAIDGLGEIETDSRRALELQAPGVMVRKSVHEPLQTGIKAIDAMTPIGRGQRQLIIGDRQTGKTAVCIDTIINQRDNWRSGDPEKQVRCIYVAVGQKGSTIASVRGALEEAGALEYTTIVAAPASDPAGFKYLAPYTGSAIGQHWMYQGKHVLIVFDDLSKQAEAYRAVSLLLRRPPGREAYPGDVFYLHSRLLERCAKLSDDLGAGSMTGLPIIETKANDVSAYIPTNVISITDGQCFLESDLFNAGIRPAVNVGISVSRVGGSAQIKAMKSVAGRLRLDLAQYRELEAFAAFGSDLDAASKAQLGRGSRLVELLKQGQYAPFPVEEQVVSVWAGTTGELDDVPVEDIRKFEREFLDYVRREHKGILTTIVETGKLEEGTVTSLKEAISAFKSEFTTSAGKLLGEQG comes from the coding sequence ATGGCGGAGCTCACGATCCGGCCGGAGGAGATCCGGGACGCGCTGGACTCGTTCGTCCAGTCGTACCAGCCGGACGCCGCCTCGCGTGAAGAGGTCGGCACGGTCGTCTACACCGCGGACGGCATCGCCCGCGTCGAGGGCCTGCCCTCGGCGATGGCGAACGAGCTGCTGAAGTTCGAGGACGGCACCCTCGGTCTTGCGCTGAACCTCGACACGCGCGAGATCGGCGTGGTCATCCTCGGCGACTTCAGCAGCATCGAGGAGGGCCAGACGGTCCGCCGCACGGGCGAGGTCCTCTCGGTCCCGGTCGGCGAGGGCTACCTGGGCCGCGTCGTCGACCCGCTCGGCAACGCGATCGACGGCCTCGGCGAGATCGAGACCGACTCGCGCCGCGCGCTGGAGCTGCAGGCCCCGGGCGTCATGGTCCGCAAGTCGGTGCACGAGCCGCTGCAGACCGGCATCAAGGCCATCGACGCGATGACCCCGATCGGCCGCGGCCAGCGCCAGCTGATCATCGGCGACCGGCAGACCGGCAAGACCGCGGTCTGCATCGACACGATCATCAACCAGCGGGACAACTGGCGTTCCGGCGACCCGGAGAAGCAGGTCCGCTGCATCTACGTCGCCGTCGGCCAGAAGGGCTCCACCATCGCGTCCGTCCGCGGCGCGCTGGAGGAGGCCGGCGCCCTGGAGTACACCACCATCGTGGCGGCTCCGGCGTCCGACCCGGCCGGTTTCAAGTACCTGGCTCCGTACACCGGTTCGGCCATCGGCCAGCACTGGATGTACCAGGGCAAGCACGTCCTGATCGTCTTCGACGACCTGTCGAAGCAGGCCGAGGCCTACCGCGCCGTCTCCCTGCTGCTGCGCCGCCCGCCGGGGCGCGAGGCCTACCCGGGCGACGTCTTCTACCTCCACTCGCGTCTGCTGGAGCGCTGCGCCAAGCTCTCCGACGACCTGGGGGCCGGCTCGATGACCGGTCTGCCGATCATCGAGACCAAGGCCAACGACGTCTCGGCGTACATCCCGACCAACGTCATCTCCATCACCGACGGCCAGTGCTTCCTGGAGTCCGACCTGTTCAACGCCGGTATCCGCCCGGCCGTGAACGTCGGTATCTCGGTCTCCCGAGTCGGTGGCTCCGCGCAGATCAAGGCCATGAAGTCGGTGGCCGGCCGGCTGCGTCTGGACCTCGCCCAGTACCGCGAGCTGGAGGCCTTCGCCGCCTTCGGCTCCGACCTGGACGCCGCCTCCAAGGCCCAGCTGGGCCGCGGTTCGCGCCTGGTCGAGCTGCTGAAGCAGGGCCAGTACGCGCCGTTCCCGGTCGAGGAGCAGGTCGTCTCGGTCTGGGCCGGCACCACCGGTGAGCTGGACGACGTCCCGGTCGAGGACATCCGCAAGTTCGAGCGGGAGTTCCTGGACTACGTCCGCCGCGAGCACAAGGGCATCCTGACCACCATCGTGGAGACCGGGAAGCTCGAGGAGGGCACGGTCACCTCGCTGAAGGAGGCGATCTCCGCCTTCAAGAGCGAGTTCACCACCTCGGCCGGCAAGCTCCTGGGCGAGCAGGGCTGA
- a CDS encoding arsenate reductase/protein-tyrosine-phosphatase family protein — MTDRVGMQTQPPRGQLHNAVTGALVRPAASVGIPSTRRTHGAFRILYVCTGSVCRSPMAERMTRRELGQRLGEGATGIDVQSAGTWGHEGAPMEANAAAVLAEYGADSSSFTGRELLDEHVIDADLVLTFTQDHRAQVISMGHAAGLRTFTLKEFTRLLAAIDPATLPAAGGAPGEIAERARALVRAAAALRGWLLAATPEADEVDDPYGAPIPVFRACGEEIFGAVDAVVTALTGVPALP; from the coding sequence TTGACCGACCGGGTCGGGATGCAGACGCAGCCGCCGCGGGGGCAGCTGCACAACGCCGTGACAGGGGCCCTGGTGCGCCCGGCGGCGTCCGTCGGCATACCTTCGACCCGGCGGACCCACGGTGCCTTCCGGATCCTCTACGTGTGCACGGGGAGCGTGTGCCGGTCGCCGATGGCCGAGCGGATGACCCGGCGCGAGCTGGGGCAGCGGCTGGGGGAGGGCGCGACCGGCATCGACGTCCAGTCCGCCGGCACCTGGGGCCATGAGGGCGCGCCGATGGAGGCCAACGCGGCGGCGGTGCTCGCCGAGTACGGGGCGGACAGCTCCTCCTTCACCGGGCGCGAGCTGCTGGACGAGCATGTCATCGACGCCGACCTGGTGCTGACGTTCACTCAGGACCACCGGGCGCAGGTCATCTCCATGGGCCACGCGGCGGGGCTGCGGACCTTCACGCTGAAGGAGTTCACCCGGCTGCTGGCGGCGATAGACCCGGCGACGCTGCCGGCCGCCGGCGGGGCGCCGGGGGAGATCGCCGAGCGGGCCCGGGCGCTGGTGCGGGCCGCGGCGGCGCTGCGCGGCTGGCTGCTGGCGGCCACGCCGGAGGCGGACGAGGTGGACGACCCGTACGGGGCGCCGATCCCGGTCTTCCGGGCCTGCGGCGAGGAGATCTTCGGCGCGGTGGACGCGGTGGTGACGGCGCTGACCGGGGTGCCCGCTCTGCCGTAA
- a CDS encoding MraY family glycosyltransferase → MREYLLTLFVTAAVTYLLTGPVRKFAIAAGAMPPIRARDVHREPTPRLGGIAMFGGLCAGLLVAGNLNTAGDTFVKSHDVAALLSGGTIMWILGVLDDKWGVDALVKLGGQIVAAGVMVWQGVTVLWLPIPGYGNVSFSPLQGTLIAVLLVVFTVNAVNFIDGLDGLAAGMVCIAAAAFFLYAYRLWYGYSIEDASPAVLFSAILIGMCAGFLPHNLHPARIFMGDSGSMLIGLVLSVAAISLTGRVDPDVITAQNGGSQTDAVHTLVPVYIPLLLPLTVIALPLADLLLAVVRRTWAGKSPFAADKQHLHHRLLEIGHSHARAVLIMYFWAALIAFGTVAFSVSGGGLMAVLILLALCAVGLVVLLIPRFQPHVPRLLARMVPPRYRRPVGDVVSEGGAEGAGLSAEANAVTDRQDVRVNEASTSVKVREVLTSEGGEFSADDEDLLRRIGSGSHALRRHSDVPGRNHQ, encoded by the coding sequence GTGCGTGAGTACCTTCTGACGCTCTTCGTGACCGCTGCGGTGACCTATCTGCTCACCGGCCCGGTGCGGAAGTTCGCCATCGCCGCGGGCGCGATGCCGCCGATCCGCGCGCGCGACGTCCACCGCGAGCCGACTCCGCGGCTCGGCGGCATCGCCATGTTCGGCGGACTCTGCGCGGGCCTGCTGGTGGCCGGGAACCTGAACACGGCGGGGGACACCTTCGTCAAGAGCCACGACGTGGCCGCGCTGCTCTCCGGCGGAACCATCATGTGGATCCTCGGCGTGCTGGACGACAAGTGGGGCGTGGACGCCCTGGTGAAGCTGGGCGGCCAGATAGTGGCCGCGGGCGTGATGGTCTGGCAGGGCGTCACCGTGCTGTGGCTGCCGATCCCGGGCTACGGCAACGTCTCCTTCTCCCCGCTGCAGGGGACGCTGATCGCGGTGCTGCTGGTGGTGTTCACCGTGAACGCGGTGAACTTCATCGACGGCCTGGACGGCCTCGCGGCCGGCATGGTGTGCATCGCGGCGGCGGCGTTCTTCCTGTACGCGTACCGGCTCTGGTACGGCTACTCGATCGAGGACGCCTCTCCGGCCGTGCTGTTCAGCGCGATCCTGATCGGGATGTGCGCCGGCTTCCTGCCGCACAACCTGCATCCGGCGCGGATCTTCATGGGCGACTCCGGGTCGATGCTGATCGGCCTGGTGCTCTCGGTGGCGGCGATCTCGCTGACCGGCCGGGTGGACCCGGACGTGATCACCGCGCAGAACGGCGGTTCGCAGACCGACGCCGTCCACACCCTGGTGCCCGTCTACATCCCGCTGCTGCTGCCGCTGACCGTGATCGCGCTGCCGCTGGCCGACCTGCTGCTGGCGGTGGTCCGGCGGACCTGGGCCGGGAAGTCCCCGTTCGCCGCGGACAAGCAGCACCTCCACCACCGGCTGCTGGAGATCGGCCACTCGCACGCCCGGGCCGTGCTGATCATGTACTTCTGGGCGGCGCTGATCGCCTTCGGCACGGTGGCCTTCTCGGTGAGCGGGGGAGGGCTGATGGCGGTGCTGATCCTGCTGGCCCTCTGCGCGGTCGGCCTGGTGGTTCTGCTGATCCCGAGGTTCCAGCCGCACGTTCCGCGGCTGTTGGCCCGAATGGTCCCCCCGCGTTACCGCAGGCCGGTCGGGGACGTTGTCTCTGAGGGCGGCGCAGAGGGCGCCGGACTCTCTGCTGAGGCGAATGCGGTGACTGACCGTCAGGACGTGCGGGTCAACGAAGCGTCAACTTCGGTAAAGGTAAGAGAAGTTCTTACCTCCGAGGGCGGGGAATTCTCCGCGGACGACGAGGACCTGCTGCGACGCATAGGGAGCGGCTCGCACGCGCTGCGCCGTCATTCGGACGTACCGGGACGAAACCACCAGTAG
- a CDS encoding serine hydroxymethyltransferase → MALVDAEVDALVRAERARRRGALQLLAGENLASAGVRGALGSEFGDKYAEGYPGRRHHTGCGVADELEELAARRARELFHAEHANVQPYSGTLAMLAAYAALLRPGDGILAMALADGGHLTGGSAANFSGRWFRAGEGYRVREKDGRIDMDEVRALALRQRPKVIVAGGISYPRAIDWAAFRAVADEAGAALLADVSQITGLIAAGVLESPVPYAHVVCATTHKLLRGPRGGLLLCATGLAERVDRAVFPFVQGGPSLNEVAAKAVAFGEAATPEYRAYAERTVENAHALAVALSGHGIRPLTGGTDTHLVTADLRGLGITGREAELRAERAGILVGRCAVPHDPAPPSAAAGIRMGTGCVTTQGMTPDRMPRVAELLAAALADADGSRARDLAAAAAELAAPTSAD, encoded by the coding sequence ATGGCCCTGGTGGACGCGGAGGTTGATGCGCTGGTGCGCGCCGAGCGCGCGCGGCGTCGCGGCGCGCTCCAGCTGCTGGCCGGGGAGAACCTCGCATCGGCGGGGGTGCGGGGCGCCCTCGGGTCGGAGTTCGGGGACAAGTACGCCGAGGGGTACCCGGGGCGGCGGCACCACACCGGCTGCGGCGTCGCGGACGAGCTGGAGGAGCTCGCCGCCCGGCGCGCCCGCGAGCTCTTCCACGCCGAGCACGCGAACGTCCAGCCGTACTCCGGGACGCTGGCGATGCTCGCCGCGTACGCCGCGCTGCTGCGGCCGGGGGACGGGATCCTGGCGATGGCGCTCGCCGACGGGGGCCATCTGACCGGCGGTTCGGCCGCCAACTTCTCCGGGCGGTGGTTCCGCGCGGGGGAGGGCTACCGGGTGCGGGAGAAGGACGGCCGCATCGACATGGACGAGGTGCGCGCCCTCGCGCTGCGGCAGCGGCCGAAGGTGATCGTGGCCGGCGGGATCTCCTATCCGCGGGCGATCGACTGGGCGGCCTTCCGCGCGGTCGCCGACGAGGCCGGTGCCGCGCTGCTGGCGGACGTCTCGCAGATCACCGGGCTGATCGCGGCCGGGGTTCTGGAGTCTCCCGTTCCATATGCGCACGTGGTGTGTGCGACCACACACAAACTCCTCCGCGGCCCTCGGGGCGGACTGCTGCTCTGCGCGACCGGTCTGGCCGAGCGGGTGGACCGGGCGGTCTTCCCGTTCGTGCAGGGCGGCCCGAGCCTCAACGAGGTGGCCGCCAAGGCGGTGGCCTTCGGCGAGGCGGCCACCCCGGAGTACCGCGCCTACGCGGAGCGGACGGTGGAGAACGCCCACGCGCTGGCCGTCGCGCTCTCCGGGCACGGCATCAGGCCGCTCACCGGCGGGACCGACACCCACCTGGTCACCGCCGATCTGCGGGGGCTCGGCATCACCGGCCGGGAGGCCGAGCTGCGGGCGGAGCGGGCCGGGATCCTGGTCGGCCGCTGCGCCGTGCCGCACGACCCGGCGCCCCCGTCGGCGGCGGCCGGGATCCGGATGGGCACCGGATGCGTCACCACTCAGGGGATGACGCCGGACCGGATGCCGCGGGTGGCCGAACTGCTGGCGGCGGCGCTGGCGGACGCGGACGGTTCGCGGGCGCGGGACCTCGCCGCGGCGGCCGCCGAACTGGCGGCCCCGACCAGCGCGGACTGA
- the atpB gene encoding F0F1 ATP synthase subunit A translates to MLASGCHITPSGCGFPAPGLNSFDFKPIFSIGSLDVTKPMLLALICMVIVVGFFGLAFAKPKLVPGKLQLVGEIGYDFISRSIARDIIGKQGQKYVPFLTSIFFFVWIMNIMSIIPFAQFPVASRIAYPAALALLVWVTYMFLTFKKNGFVGGIKNLVWIDGVPKGISPLIVLLEFIQNVITRPFTLAVRLWANMFSGHLLIVIFSAACWYMLTPSVFALFSGASLVLTIALTAFELLIQFLQAYIFTLLASLYIQGAIEGH, encoded by the coding sequence ATGCTCGCGAGCGGGTGTCACATCACACCCTCTGGTTGTGGTTTCCCTGCCCCCGGACTCAACTCCTTCGACTTCAAGCCGATCTTCTCCATCGGCAGCCTCGACGTCACCAAGCCGATGCTGCTCGCGCTCATCTGCATGGTGATCGTGGTCGGTTTCTTCGGGCTGGCGTTCGCCAAGCCGAAGCTGGTGCCGGGGAAGCTCCAGCTGGTCGGCGAGATCGGCTACGACTTCATCTCGCGCAGCATCGCTCGCGACATCATCGGTAAGCAGGGCCAGAAGTACGTTCCGTTCCTCACGTCGATCTTCTTCTTCGTGTGGATCATGAACATCATGTCGATCATCCCGTTCGCGCAGTTCCCGGTCGCCTCGCGGATCGCCTATCCCGCGGCGCTGGCACTGCTGGTCTGGGTCACCTACATGTTCCTGACCTTCAAGAAGAACGGGTTCGTCGGCGGCATCAAGAACCTGGTCTGGATCGACGGCGTGCCGAAGGGCATCTCGCCGCTGATCGTCCTGCTGGAGTTCATCCAGAACGTCATCACCCGGCCGTTCACGCTGGCGGTCCGGCTGTGGGCGAACATGTTCTCCGGCCACCTGCTGATCGTCATCTTCAGCGCCGCCTGCTGGTACATGCTCACCCCCTCGGTCTTCGCGCTGTTCTCCGGCGCGTCGCTGGTCCTCACCATCGCGCTGACCGCGTTCGAGCTGCTGATCCAGTTCCTCCAGGCGTACATCTTCACCCTGCTCGCGTCGCTGTACATCCAGGGCGCGATCGAGGGCCACTGA
- a CDS encoding F0F1 ATP synthase subunit delta, with the protein MIGASRESAAAARENLSALTDRPAVDTAKLADELNAVTGLLDHEAALRRTLADPSREGQDKAALVARLLDGKVGSDTVDLVSGMVRSRWIQSRDLADTAEQLAALAELIGAERADQLDDVEDELFRFGRVVAGSPELRSALTESAAPAESRTGLVKRLLGDRAKPATVRLVESLVARPRGRSLEAGLDEFMRLAAERRDRVVALVTTAVPLTEAQRDRLGASLAKLYGRRVHINADVDPKVLGGVLVQIGDELIDGTVAGRLDSARQGLAG; encoded by the coding sequence GTGATCGGCGCCAGCCGCGAATCCGCTGCCGCGGCGCGGGAGAACCTCTCCGCGCTGACCGACCGCCCCGCGGTCGACACGGCCAAGCTGGCGGACGAGCTGAACGCGGTCACCGGGCTCCTCGACCACGAGGCCGCCCTGCGCCGGACCCTGGCCGACCCCTCGCGGGAGGGCCAGGACAAGGCCGCCCTGGTGGCCCGGCTGCTCGACGGCAAGGTCGGCTCGGACACCGTCGACCTGGTCTCCGGGATGGTCCGCTCGCGCTGGATCCAGTCCCGTGACCTGGCCGACACCGCCGAGCAGCTGGCCGCGCTGGCCGAGCTGATCGGTGCCGAGCGGGCCGACCAGCTGGACGACGTGGAGGACGAGCTCTTCCGCTTCGGCCGGGTGGTCGCCGGCAGCCCGGAGCTGCGCTCCGCGCTCACCGAGTCGGCGGCCCCCGCCGAGTCGCGTACCGGGCTGGTCAAGCGGCTCCTCGGGGACCGGGCCAAGCCCGCCACGGTGCGCCTGGTGGAGTCCCTGGTCGCGCGTCCGCGTGGCCGTAGCCTGGAAGCCGGGCTGGACGAGTTCATGCGACTCGCGGCCGAGCGGCGCGACCGGGTGGTGGCGCTGGTCACCACGGCGGTTCCGCTGACGGAGGCCCAGCGCGACCGGCTCGGCGCCTCGCTGGCCAAGCTGTACGGCCGGCGGGTACACATCAACGCCGACGTGGACCCCAAGGTCCTCGGCGGGGTGCTGGTGCAGATCGGCGACGAGCTGATCGACGGCACCGTCGCGGGGCGCCTGGACAGCGCACGACAGGGACTCGCGGGCTGA
- a CDS encoding F0F1 ATP synthase subunit gamma, with product MGAQLRVYKRRIRSVTATKKITKAMEMISAARIMKAQRAVEASTPYARELTRAVTAVATRSNAKHPLTQENPEATRAAVLLITSDRGLAGGYSSNAIKKAEELTARLEAEGKEVVHYLVGRKAVGYFGFRGRAFEQSWTGFSDKPSYSDAKEVASALIDAFTTETSEGGVDELHLISTEFVSMLTQNPVEARLLPLSIERAAEEAEVQGPFPLYDFEPSAEGVLDALLPRYVEARLYNAMLQSAASEHAARRRAMQSATDNAGELIKSLSRLANSARQAEITQEISEIVGGASALADANAGSD from the coding sequence ATGGGAGCACAGCTTCGGGTCTACAAGCGCCGGATCCGGTCCGTCACCGCGACCAAGAAGATCACCAAGGCGATGGAGATGATCTCCGCCGCGCGCATCATGAAGGCCCAGCGCGCGGTGGAGGCCTCCACCCCCTACGCCCGGGAACTCACCCGGGCGGTGACCGCGGTCGCGACCAGGTCCAACGCGAAGCACCCGCTCACCCAGGAGAACCCCGAGGCCACCCGCGCCGCGGTGCTGCTGATCACCTCTGACCGAGGCCTGGCAGGCGGCTACTCCTCCAACGCCATCAAGAAGGCGGAGGAGCTGACGGCACGTCTGGAGGCCGAGGGCAAGGAGGTGGTCCACTACCTCGTGGGCCGCAAGGCCGTCGGCTACTTCGGCTTCCGCGGACGCGCGTTCGAGCAGTCGTGGACCGGCTTCTCGGACAAGCCCAGCTACTCGGACGCCAAGGAGGTGGCGTCGGCGCTGATCGACGCCTTCACCACCGAGACGTCCGAGGGCGGGGTCGACGAGCTGCACCTGATCTCGACCGAGTTCGTGTCCATGCTCACCCAGAACCCGGTGGAGGCCCGTCTGCTGCCGCTCAGCATCGAGCGCGCGGCGGAGGAGGCCGAGGTCCAGGGGCCCTTCCCGCTCTACGACTTCGAGCCGTCGGCGGAGGGCGTGCTGGACGCGCTGCTGCCGCGGTACGTCGAGGCGCGGCTCTACAACGCCATGCTGCAGTCGGCCGCCTCCGAGCACGCCGCCCGCCGCCGGGCCATGCAGAGCGCGACCGACAACGCGGGAGAGCTCATCAAGTCGCTCTCGCGGCTTGCCAACTCGGCCCGCCAGGCCGAGATCACCCAGGAAATCAGCGAGATCGTCGGTGGCGCGAGCGCCCTGGCCGACGCGAACGCGGGGAGTGACTGA
- the atpE gene encoding ATP synthase F0 subunit C yields MSAALELAAGATVGGRLGAVAYGLAAIGPGVGIGLVFGHSIEAMARQPEAMPIIRTNMFLGFALCEVLALIGLVVPFIFSS; encoded by the coding sequence ATGTCTGCTGCTCTTGAGCTCGCCGCCGGCGCCACCGTTGGTGGCCGACTGGGTGCGGTCGCGTACGGTCTCGCCGCCATCGGCCCCGGTGTCGGTATCGGTCTGGTCTTCGGCCACTCCATCGAGGCCATGGCCCGCCAGCCCGAGGCCATGCCGATCATCCGCACCAACATGTTCCTGGGCTTCGCCCTCTGTGAGGTTCTGGCCCTGATCGGTCTCGTCGTTCCGTTCATCTTCAGCAGCTGA
- a CDS encoding F0F1 ATP synthase subunit B — MIQFLADEGPQNPLLPSMPELIIGLICFFIVFGLLGKKLLPNIQKTLEERRDAIEGGLERAAAAQEEANRTLEEYKAQLAEARHEAARITEHAREQGATIIAEMREEGQRQRDAIVEAGHAQIDADRRQVTTVLRQDVGRIAAELAGRVVGESLEDEARQSRIIDRFLDELDAKADAAEGAVK; from the coding sequence ATGATTCAGTTCTTGGCGGATGAGGGGCCGCAGAATCCGCTGCTGCCCTCCATGCCGGAACTCATCATCGGCCTGATCTGCTTCTTCATCGTCTTCGGCCTTCTCGGCAAGAAGCTCCTGCCCAACATCCAGAAGACTCTGGAGGAGCGGCGCGACGCGATCGAGGGTGGCCTGGAGCGCGCTGCGGCGGCCCAGGAAGAGGCCAACCGCACGCTGGAGGAGTACAAGGCCCAGCTCGCCGAGGCCCGTCACGAGGCCGCTCGGATCACCGAGCACGCCCGTGAGCAGGGGGCGACGATCATCGCGGAGATGCGCGAGGAGGGCCAGCGGCAGCGCGACGCGATCGTCGAGGCCGGCCACGCCCAGATCGACGCCGACCGCCGCCAGGTCACCACGGTGCTCCGGCAGGACGTCGGCCGCATCGCCGCCGAGCTCGCCGGCCGGGTGGTCGGGGAGTCCCTGGAGGACGAGGCCCGGCAGAGCCGGATCATCGACCGGTTCCTGGACGAGCTGGACGCCAAGGCCGACGCGGCGGAAGGTGCCGTCAAGTGA
- the atpD gene encoding F0F1 ATP synthase subunit beta: MTATVETATATGRVARVIGPVVDVEFPVDAMPDLFNALKLDIDAPDGTGKKTLTLEVAQHLGDGLVRAISMQPTDGVVRGQGVTDTGEAISVPVGDITKGKVFNALGEVLNVDQAKFNAEVTERWPIHRQAPKFDQLESKTEMFETGIKVIDLLTPYVQGGKIGLFGGAGVGKTVLIQEMIYRVAENFGGVSVFAGVGERTREGNDLIEEMQDSGVLDKTALVFGQMDEPPGTRLRVALSALTMAEYFRDVQQQDVLLFIDNIFRFTQAGSEVSTLLGRMPSAVGYQPNLADEMGQLQERITSTRGHSITSMQAIYVPADDLTDPAPATTFAHLDATTVLSRPISEKGIYPAVDPLDSTSRILDPRYIAQNHYDTAMRIKGILQKYKDLQDIIAILGMDELSEEDKITVQRARRIERFLSQNTYVAKQFTGVDGSTVPLDETIAAFNAIADGKYDHVPEQAFFMCGGIDDLERNARELLDK; this comes from the coding sequence ATGACTGCCACTGTTGAGACGGCCACGGCTACGGGCCGCGTCGCCCGGGTCATCGGCCCGGTCGTCGACGTGGAGTTCCCCGTCGACGCGATGCCGGACCTGTTCAACGCTCTGAAGCTGGACATCGACGCCCCGGACGGGACCGGCAAGAAGACGCTGACCCTGGAGGTCGCCCAGCACCTGGGTGACGGCCTGGTCCGCGCCATCTCGATGCAGCCGACCGACGGCGTGGTCCGCGGCCAGGGTGTGACCGACACCGGCGAGGCGATCTCCGTCCCGGTCGGCGACATCACCAAGGGCAAGGTCTTCAACGCCCTCGGCGAGGTGCTCAACGTCGACCAGGCGAAGTTCAACGCCGAGGTCACCGAGCGCTGGCCGATCCACCGCCAGGCGCCGAAGTTCGACCAGCTCGAGTCGAAGACCGAGATGTTCGAGACCGGCATCAAGGTCATCGACCTCCTCACCCCGTATGTGCAGGGTGGAAAGATCGGCCTGTTCGGTGGTGCCGGTGTCGGCAAGACCGTGCTGATCCAGGAGATGATCTACCGCGTCGCCGAGAACTTCGGTGGTGTGTCGGTCTTCGCCGGCGTCGGTGAGCGCACCCGTGAGGGCAACGACCTCATCGAGGAGATGCAGGACTCCGGCGTTCTGGACAAGACCGCGCTGGTCTTCGGCCAGATGGACGAGCCGCCGGGGACCCGTCTCCGGGTGGCGCTGTCCGCGCTGACCATGGCGGAGTACTTCCGCGATGTGCAGCAGCAGGACGTGCTGCTCTTCATCGACAACATCTTCCGGTTCACCCAGGCCGGTTCCGAGGTGTCCACCCTCCTCGGCCGCATGCCGTCCGCGGTGGGCTACCAGCCGAACCTGGCCGACGAGATGGGCCAGCTGCAGGAGCGGATCACCTCGACCCGCGGTCACTCGATCACCTCGATGCAGGCGATCTACGTCCCCGCGGACGACCTGACCGACCCGGCGCCGGCCACCACCTTCGCCCACCTGGACGCGACCACCGTGCTGTCGCGCCCGATCTCGGAGAAGGGCATCTACCCGGCCGTGGACCCGCTGGACTCGACGTCCCGCATCCTCGACCCGCGGTACATCGCGCAGAACCACTACGACACCGCCATGCGGATCAAGGGGATTCTGCAGAAGTACAAGGACCTCCAGGACATCATCGCCATCCTCGGTATGGACGAGCTGTCCGAGGAGGACAAGATCACGGTTCAGCGGGCACGGCGCATCGAGCGCTTCCTGTCCCAGAACACCTACGTGGCCAAGCAGTTCACCGGCGTCGACGGCTCGACCGTCCCGCTGGACGAGACCATCGCGGCGTTCAACGCCATCGCGGACGGCAAGTACGACCACGTCCCCGAGCAGGCGTTCTTCATGTGCGGCGGGATCGACGACCTCGAGCGCAACGCTCGCGAGCTGCTGGACAAGTAA